The nucleotide sequence CAAGGTGCAGGAGCAGGGCTGGGGGCAGGGCTTCAACGCCGCCACCGGCGAGCTGACCGACCTGCTGGCCGCCGGCATCGTCGACCCGGTCAAGGTGACCCGGTCCGCGGTGGCGAACGCCGCCTCCATCGCCCGGCTGGTGCTGACCACGGAGTCGTCCGTGGTCGAGAAGCCGGCCGACGAGGAGCCCGCAGGCGCGGGCCACGGCCACTCGCACTGATTTCGATCCCGACGAGAGCGGGGCGGTACTCCTGGGAGGGACCGGTCACGAGAAGAGATTCGAGCCGGACGACGTCTTCGGCAGTGGCCTGACCGCGTCGGAGGCGGAGTTCGCCGCCGACCTGTCGGCCGTGCAGGCCGATGACGCCCTGCTCGACGCGCTCGGCGGGTCCGACCCGGCGCTGGCCGACGGTCTCGGCGACCAGGAGCTCAACGCGTTGCTGGTCGCGTGGCGAAGAGACATCGACAGCGAGCCGCTGGCCGAGCTCGTCGACGTCGACACCGCCGTGCGCACCGTCAGCACCGCCGCTCTCGCGAAGCGGCACGCTTCGAGCGGACGCCGCCGCAGGCTGCTCGTCCCGGTCGCCGTCGCCGCCGCCGTGCTGGCGATCGCCTTCACCGGCACCGGGCTGGCCGCGCGCTCCGCGCAACCCGGCGACACGCTGTGGGGCCTCGCCAAGGTCCTCTACTCCGACCACACCCGTTCCGTCGAGGCGGCCGCGACAGCGAAGCTCGACCTCGAGAAGGCCAACCTCGCCATCGCCGGCGGCAACCTCGACGCCGCCCGCCAGGCCCTCCAGGACGCCCAGGCCGCCCTGTCGCAGGTCACCGACGAGGAGAACCGTGACCAGCTGATGGAGCAGCACCGGCAGCTCGCCGCCCAGCTCCAGAACCCCGAAGCGCCGGTCCAGGGCCCGATCCAGACCTCGATCCCGCCGGTTTCGCCCGGCGCGCCGACGAGCCAGGTGCCGCCGGCCGGGTCGGCGTCGTCCCTCCCGGGCAGCGGCAGCGGCACCACGAGCCTGCCGGGCAGCGTGACGCCGACGCCGACACCCCCGCCGCCGACCACAACGCCCCCGCCGCCGACCACGACCCCGCCGCCGCCGACCACCACCGGCGCCACCGGCAACGACCCGGGCACCCCACGCAGCGAGTCCGCCGGCGGTCAGCCGCAGGGCGTCAGCGAAACGCCGTAGGACGGACACAGAAAAGCCCTGGTGAGGAAGCTCACCAGGGCTTTTCTCTGTCCGGAGGAAGCGCGCTCAGTAGGCGCTTTCGTTGGCCGTCACACCGTCGGCGAAGCCGCGGCAGTAGTCCCAGCTGACGTAGTCGCCGGGGTTCGGGTCGTAGGCCGGCTCGTGCGGGCGCATCCGCCCGTCGGCCAGCAGCTGCTCGAGGCTCGCCCGCAGGAGGTGCCAGTCGTGGTAGTGCGGTTCGTCGCACTCACCGCAGTCGACGACGATCCCGCGGACCCCACGGGGTTCGAGGAGAGCCTGGTAGACGGCCAGATCCGAGAGATCGGCCAGTAGTTCGGTGCGTTCGGAGTCGCTGATCGGCTCGTCCAGCCGGTCCTCGGGGTCTCCGAATGCGCGGGCCGGGTCATCCGGGTCGTCCGCGAACGGGTCTGGAGGCAGGACATCGTGCGCCACGGCCTGCACGGTACCGGGCGGCCCGGCCGGCCCGCCCACCGCCCGGGGCGGGCGCCGGGCGGCGGATATCATGAGGGGAAGGCTCCGGGTTGCCGCTGATCTTGAATCGAAGACCGGCGACCCCCGCTCATCCCGCGCCAGGAAGGCCCTTCACCCGCATGACCAGCGACGGCACCACCGCCCCCGTTCCGGCCAAGTTCGCCATGCTCGGCCTGACCTTCGACGACGTGCTGCTGCTGCCGGCCGAATCGGACGTCGTGCCGAGCTCCGTCGACACGCGTTCCCGGCTGACCCGGAACATCACCCTCGGCGTCCCGCTGGTGTCCGCCGCGATGGACACCGTCACCGAGGCGCGGATGGCCATCGCCATGGCCCGCCAGGGCGGCATCGGCGTGCTCCAGCGCAACCTGCCGATCGACGAGCAGGCCGCCGCGGTCGAGGTCGTCAAGCGGTCCGAGGCCGGCATGGTCACCGACCCGGTCACCTGCGCGCCGGACGCGACGCTGGCCGAGGTCGACGCCCTGTGCGCGAAGTTCCGCATCTCCGGCGTGCCGGTGACCGACGCGGCCGGGACGCTGGTGGGCATCATCACCAACCGGGACATGCGGTTCGAGGTCGACCACAGCCGCCCGGTGTCCGAGGTCATGACAAAGGCGCCGCTGGTCACCGCCCAGGTCGGCGTGTCCGCGGACGCCGCGCTCGGCCTGCTGCGCCGGCACAAGATCGAGAAGCTGCCGATCGTCGACGGCGCGGGCAAGCTGCGCGGGCTGATCACGGTCAAGGACTTCGTGAAGACCGAGCAGTACCCGAAGGCGACGAAGGACCCGGACGGCAGGCTCATCGTCGGTGCCGCGGTCGGCGTGGGCGTCGACGGGCACAAGCGCGCGATGACGCTCGCCGAAGCGGGCGTCGACGTGCTGATGGTCGACACCGCGCACGGGCACTCCCGCGCGGTCGTCGACACGGTCTCGCTGCTGAAGAAGGAGCTGGGCGAGTCGGTCGACATCGTCGGCGGCAACGTCGCGACCCGGGCCGGCGCGCAGGCGCTGGTCGACGCGGGTGCGGACGGCATCAAGGTCGGCGTCGGCCCCGGCTCCATCTGCACCACCCGGATCGTGGCGGGCGTCGGCGTGCCGCAGATCTCGGCGATCTACGAAGCCGACCAGGCCGCCCGGCCGGCGGGCATCCCGGTGATCGGCGACGGCGGCATCCAGTACTCCGGCGACATCGCGAAGGCCATCGCGGCCGGCGCGTCCACGGTGATGCTGGGCAGCCTGCTGGCCGGCACCGCCGAGTCGCCGGGCGACTTGATCCTGGTCGGCGGCAAGCAGTTCAAGGTCTACCGCGGCATGGGCTCGCTGGGCGCGATGCAGTCCCGCGGCCAGGGCAAGTCCTACTCGAAGGACCGCTACGCCCAGGACGACGTGCTCAACGAGGACAAGCTGGTCCCCGAGGGCATCGAGGGCCGGATCCCGTTCCGCGGGCCGCTGTCGAACGTCGTGCACCAGCTGATCGGCGGTCTGCGCGCCGGGATGGGCTACGCGGGTGCCGAGACGATCGCGCAGCTCCAGGAAGCGCAGCTGGTCCGGATCACCGCGGCCGGGCTCAAGGAGAGCCACCCGCACGACATCACGATGACGGTCGAGGCGCCGAACTACACGACCCGCTAGCCAGGGCGATCTTTTCCGCTACTGCAAGCAGGCGGCCCGCACTCCGGACCCGGTCCGAAGTGCGGGCTTCTCGCTGAGTCACCGTGACCTAGCGTGCTTACGGTAATCGGTCTATCGCCTTGCGTGGCCATGGTGGTGTGCACTAGGACACATGACGGCCGACCGGCTCACCCGCGTGCTGCGCAAGGTGTTCTTCACGGCCGTCGCCCTCGTGTCGCTGCTGCTCGGCGGTGTGGTGTGCCTGATGTGCCAGGTGCTGGCCGGGCGCGACGCACCGACGTACCGCGTGGAGGGCCACGTGGTGTCCCACGCGCGCGGCGAGCTCCCGGTCGGCGGCAACGAGGACGCGGTGAGCCACACCATCGCGGTCGACGCCGGCGACCGGCACTACCGCGTCACCGCGGTGGACCCTGGCCTGGACCTGCCGTCGGGCCAGCCGGTGACGCTCGACGTGTCGACGGCGGACGGCAGCATCGCGTACCTGCGCGCGGGCGGCGGCGTGGTCGACCTGCGCTCCGGCGTGGTGCGGCCGGTCCTGCTGATCTCCACGGCCTTGCTCGCCCTGGGCGCGGTGTACTTCGGCGCGGTCCGGCTGAACGTCTACCCGCCGGTGGCGACCTGGCTGGCCCTGGCGCTGGGTGCGCTGCTGGCGCCGGTCGTCGTGTTCGTGCGGGTGTAGACCCCCGTGCGCAGGTCACCCACGCGGACTGGCGACAATGGGGCACGGCAGATTGTCGTCGGCGGAGGAGGCTTCACGTGCGGGACCTGGTCGAGATCGGGATGGGCCGCACCGCGCGGCGGGCGTATGACCTCGACGACGTCGAGATCGTGCCGTCGCGGCGCACTCGCTCGTCCTCGGTGGTGTCCACGTCCTGGCAGATCGACGCCTACCGCTTCGACCTGCCGCTCGTCACGCACCCGACCGACGCGATCGTCTCGCCCGGCACCGCGGTCGCCGTCGGCGAGCTCGGCGGTCTGGGCGTGCTCAACGCCGAAGGGCTCTGGGCGCGGCACGCGAACGTCGAGGACGCCATCTTCCAGCTGGTCCGCGCGGCCGAGGACCTCGAGGACCCGACCGCGGTCGGCCGCGTGCTGCAGGAGCTGCACGCCGCGCCGATCCGGCTCGACCTGCTGACCGAGGCGATCAAGACCGTCCGCGAGTCCGGCGTCACGGTCGCTGCCCGGGTCAGCCCGCAGCACGCCGCCGAGCTGACCCCGGACCTGATCGCGGCCGGCGTCGAAATCCTCGTCGTGCAGGGCACGATCATCTCCGCCGAGCACGTCCAGCGCGACGCCGAGCCGCTGAACCTCAAGGAGTTCATCGGCCGCCTCGACGTCCCGGTCATCGCCGGCGGCGTCAGCGACTACCGCACCGCGATGCACCTCATGCGCACCGGCGCGGCCGGGGTCATCGTGGGCCACGGCTACACGCCGGGCGTGACGAGCACCGACCGCGTGCTCGGCATCGGCGTCCCGATGGCCACCGCGATCATCGACGCCGCGGCCGCCCGCCGCGACTACCTCGACGAGACGGGCGGCCGGTACGTGCACGTGCTCGCCGACGGTGGCATGACGGTGTCGGGCGACATCGCCAAGGCCATCGCGTGCGGCGCGGACGCCGTCATGCTCGGCTCCCCGCTGGCCGCCGCCTCCGACGCGCCCGGTCAGGGCCTGTACTGGACGGCGGCCGCGGCGCACCCGTCATTGCCGCGTTCGCGCGTGGCGGCCGGCCCCGACTACGCCGTGGACCTCAAGACCCTGCTGTTCGGGCCGTCGTCGGACGCAGAGGGCGTGGTGAACCTGTTCGGGGCCCTTCGCCGGGCGATGGCGAAGACGGGCTACTCGGACCTCAAGGAGTTCCAGCGGGTGGGCCTCACCGTCCGCCGGTGAGGTGGCCGAGGAACGCGGCGAAAGCGGCCGCGGAGTAGACGAGGACCGGCCGGGGCACCGCTTGCTTGGTGTCCCGGACCCCGACGATGCCGGGGCCGGTGCCGATCTCGACGCAGGCGTTCTCTTCGAAGTGGCTGTGGCTCGACTTGCGCCAACCGGTGAGCGTTCGTGGGCTCATCGTGGTGTCTCCCGCCCTTGTGTCCCGCCCGGCGGTGATTCGCCGACGTGGACATCGACCACTGTTGAGATTACCCACTATTGTCGTCGGACAAGCGTAACTGGCCGGTAACTTACCTCTGGTCAGAACGCCGGGCCGGAGTTACGCTCCAGGTGTGACTGCCAGTAACACCACCACCAGCGCGGGTGGCCCCGACTACGACGTCGTCGTGGTGGGGTCGGGGTTCGGCGGCAGCGTTGCGGCGCTGCGGCTCACCGAGAAGGGCTACCGGGTCGCCGTCGTCGAGGCGGGCCGCCGGTTCGCCGACGACGAGTTCGCGAAGACGTCGTGGGACCTCAAGCGCTACCTCTGGGCACCGCAGGTCGGCTGCTACGGCATCCAGCGCATCCACATGCTCAACGACGTCATGGTGCTGGCGGGCGCCGGTGTCGGCGGCGGCTCGCTCGTCTACGCGAACACGCTGTACCGGCCGCTCCGGCCGTTCTACCGCGACCGGCAGTGGGCGCACATCACCGACTGGGAGTCCGAGCTCGCCCCGCACTACGACCAGGCGAGCCGCATGCTCGGCGTCGTCACGAACCCGACGATCACCCCGTCGGACGTCGTGATGCGCGAGGTCGCGAAGGACATGGGGGTCGCCGATTCGTTCCACCCGACGCCGGTCGGCGTCTACTTCGGCAAGCCGGGCGAGCGCGCCGCCGATCCGTACTTCGGCGGCGCCGGCCCGGCCCGCACCGGCTGCACCGAATGCGGCTCCTGCATGACCGGCTGCCGCGTCGGCGCGAAGAACACGCTGGTCAAGAACTACCTCTACCTCGCCGAGCAGGACGGCGCGCAGGTCATCCCGCTCACCACGGTGACCGCCGTGACGCCGATCGACGGCGGCTACGAGATCTCGCTCAAGAAGACCGGGACGACCTCGAAGAAGTTCCGCACGACGATCACGGCCGAAAAGGTCGTCTTCGCCGCGGGGACCTGGGGCACCCAGAACCTGCTGCACCGGATGAAGGACACCGGACGGCTGCCGCAGCTCTCGCGGCGGCTCGGCGAGCTGACCCGCACGAACTCCGAGGCCATCATCGGCGCGGCCCGGACCGACGTCGACGAGAGCCGGAACTTCAGCCGCGGCGTCGCGATCACCTCGTCGATCCACCCGGACGAAAACACCCACATCGAGCCGGTCCGCTACGGCAAGGGCAGCAACGCGATGAGCCTGCTGCAGACGATCGCGACCGACGGCGCCTCGCCGGTGCCGCGCTGGCGGCAGGCCGTCACGTTCATGCTCAAGCACCCGGTCCAGGCCGCGAAGCTGCTCAACGGCTACCGCTGGAGCGAGCGCACGGTGATCCTGCTGGTGATGCAGAGCCTGGACAACTCGATCACCACCTACACCAAGCGCGGGCTGTCCGGCCGCCGCAAGTACACGTCCAAGCAGGGCCACGGCGAACCGAACCCGAGCTTCATCCCGGCCGGTCACGAGGCCAACGAGCGCACGGCCGAGCACATCGGCGGCATGGCGGGCGGCACCTGGGGCGAGATCTTCGACATCCCGCTGACGGCGCACTTCATCGGCGGCGTCCCGATCGGCGCGACGGCCGACGAGGGCGTGATCGACCCGTACCACCGCGTGTTCGGCTACCCGGGCCTGTCGGTGGTGGACGGCGCCGCGATCACCGCCAACCTCGGCGTGAACCCGTCGCTGACGATCACCGCCCAGGCCGAGCGTGCGTTCTCCTTCTGGCCGAACAAGGGCGAGGAGGACCTGCGCCCGGCGCAGGACGTGCCCTACGCGCGGCTGGAGCCGATCGCGCCGAAGAACCCGGCCGTCCCGGCCGAAGCCCCCGCCGCCCTGCGTCGTTCCTCCTAGACTCGGGGCCGTGACGGCATCCGAGAAGGCACACGCACTGCTCGACGGCATCCGGAAGCTCGACGACGAATGGGCGCGGGCCATCGGCGGCCTCGGCGAACCCGAGCTGCGCGCCCCCAGCGCGTTGCCCGGCTGGTCGCGCGCCCACGTCCTCACGCACGTCGCCCGCAACGCCGACGGCCTGCAGAACCTGCTGGTCTGGGCGAACACCGGCGTCGAGACGCAGATGTACCCCAGTGCCGAGGCCCGCGAGCGGGACATCGAAGCCGGCGCCCAGCGCCCGGCCGCCGACCTGCTCGCGGACTTCGTCGCGTCGGCCGGGCGGTTCGAGCAGTACGCCGCCGCGATGCCGGACGACGCCTGGGCGCGCGAGGCCCGCAACCGGCAGGGCGCGCCCGTCACCGGGGCCGTCGTGGCGCGGATGCGGCTGTCGGAACTGACCATCCACCTCGCCGACCTCGACCGCGGCTACGACCTCGACCGCGTGCTCGCGCTGCTCGGCCCGCTCACCGAGGACGTCGTCCAGCACGCCGTCACCTCGCGCGGCGCCCACCTGCCGGCCCTGCACCTGGCCACCGACGGATTCGCGTGGACGATGGGCTCCGCTCCGAAGACGACCGTCCGCGGGTCGGCCGGGGAGCTGCTGGCCTGGCTCAGCGGGCGTTCCGACGGCGCCGCCCTCGACGGCGACGTCCCCCGGCTCCCCGCCTGGGCGTGACCGGCCCGCTCCGCCCGGTGAGCGCCTTGCGCCCGCTCTACACTGGGCGTCCCGGCCCCGAGGAGTCCGCTGTGGACAGTGAGCACGACCAGGGGCGGCCCGGCGTCCGCCGCCGGACGTTCCTGCGGATCGCGGGCGTCTCGGCCGCCGGCGCCGTCGCCGCCGCGTGCGGGCCGGAGAACCCCGCGGCCCCGGTCGCCTCGACGGCCCCGGTGGACCCGACGTCGACCCCGACGGCCACCCGGCTGCCCACCGGGCCGCCGAACTGGGACGAGCTGCGCCCCCGGCTGACCGGCGGCCTGCTGCGTCCGGGCTCCGAAAGCTACGACACCGCCAAGCACGGCTTCAACCAGCTGTTCGACGGCAACAACCCGGTCGCCGTCGCGACCGTGTCGAGCGCCAAGGACGTCCAGGCCTGCCTGCAGGCGGCCGCCGGACGTGTCGCGATCGCCGCGCGCAGCGGCGGCCACAGCTACGCCGGCTACTCGGTGCCGGTGGGCGGGCTGGTCATCGACGTGGCCGCGCTGAACAAGATCGACGTCCAGGGCGGCAAGGCCGTGATCGGCGCCGGTGCGAAGCTGACGGACGTCTACGCCGCGCTGGCCAGGGCCGGGCGCGCGCTGCCCGCCGGGACCTGCCCCACGGTCGGGATCGCCGGGCTGACCCTCGGCGGCGGCATCGGCGTGCTCGCCCGCAAGTACGGCTTGACCTGCGACCACCTGAGTTCCGCCCAGATCGTCACCGCCGACGGCCGGACGCTCACCGCGTCCGCGAGTTCCGAACCGGACCTGTTCTGGGCGCTGCGCGGCGGGGGCGGCGGCAACTTCGGCATCGTCACCGAGTTCACCTTCGACACCGATCCGGCGCCGGAAGCGCTGACGGTGTTCTCGCTGCGCTTCCCGGACGGGTCCGCGAGCGGCGTGCTCGCCGCGTGGCAGCAGTGGATCGCCGCGATGCCGCCGGAGCTCTGGGCGAACCTGGTGCTCTCGGGCGGGTCGCCGGTGCAGTGCCGCGTCGGCGGCTGCTACGTCGGAGGCGCCGCCGGGCTCAACACGCTGCTGAACAACCTGACCACCAACGCCGGCGCCCGGCCGACGCAGCGCGTGGTGAAGACCCTGGACTACCTCGGCGCCATGAAGTACTTCGAGGGCAGCTCGAACCGCCAGTCGTTCGTCGCCTCCTCGCGGATGATCACCGCCCCGGTCGACGCCGCGAAGGTCGTCGCGGTCGCCGACGGCCGGGCGGGCATGGACCTGCTCATCGACGGTCTCGGCGGCGCGGTGGCCGGGCCGGCCAAGAACGCCACCGCGTTCTGGCACCGCGACGCGCTGGCCAGCGTCCAGGTCTACGCGCAGGCGACGACGAAGACCCGGACGAAGGTCGCGCAGGCGGTCGGTGACGTCGTCGCGGGACTCGCCGCGGCCGGTGCGGACGGCGGGTACGTCAACTACATCGACCCGGCCCTGCCCGACTGGAAGGCCGCCTACTACGGCGACAACGCCAAACGCCTGCAGGACGTCGCGAACAAGTACGACCCCAACAACGTCTTCCGGTTCGGGCAGGGCGTCGTT is from Amycolatopsis mediterranei and encodes:
- a CDS encoding DUF5319 domain-containing protein, which gives rise to MQAVAHDVLPPDPFADDPDDPARAFGDPEDRLDEPISDSERTELLADLSDLAVYQALLEPRGVRGIVVDCGECDEPHYHDWHLLRASLEQLLADGRMRPHEPAYDPNPGDYVSWDYCRGFADGVTANESAY
- the guaB gene encoding IMP dehydrogenase, whose translation is MTSDGTTAPVPAKFAMLGLTFDDVLLLPAESDVVPSSVDTRSRLTRNITLGVPLVSAAMDTVTEARMAIAMARQGGIGVLQRNLPIDEQAAAVEVVKRSEAGMVTDPVTCAPDATLAEVDALCAKFRISGVPVTDAAGTLVGIITNRDMRFEVDHSRPVSEVMTKAPLVTAQVGVSADAALGLLRRHKIEKLPIVDGAGKLRGLITVKDFVKTEQYPKATKDPDGRLIVGAAVGVGVDGHKRAMTLAEAGVDVLMVDTAHGHSRAVVDTVSLLKKELGESVDIVGGNVATRAGAQALVDAGADGIKVGVGPGSICTTRIVAGVGVPQISAIYEADQAARPAGIPVIGDGGIQYSGDIAKAIAAGASTVMLGSLLAGTAESPGDLILVGGKQFKVYRGMGSLGAMQSRGQGKSYSKDRYAQDDVLNEDKLVPEGIEGRIPFRGPLSNVVHQLIGGLRAGMGYAGAETIAQLQEAQLVRITAAGLKESHPHDITMTVEAPNYTTR
- a CDS encoding anti-sigma-D factor RsdA; protein product: MGGTGHEKRFEPDDVFGSGLTASEAEFAADLSAVQADDALLDALGGSDPALADGLGDQELNALLVAWRRDIDSEPLAELVDVDTAVRTVSTAALAKRHASSGRRRRLLVPVAVAAAVLAIAFTGTGLAARSAQPGDTLWGLAKVLYSDHTRSVEAAATAKLDLEKANLAIAGGNLDAARQALQDAQAALSQVTDEENRDQLMEQHRQLAAQLQNPEAPVQGPIQTSIPPVSPGAPTSQVPPAGSASSLPGSGSGTTSLPGSVTPTPTPPPPTTTPPPPTTTPPPPTTTGATGNDPGTPRSESAGGQPQGVSETP
- a CDS encoding FAD-binding oxidoreductase, which produces MDSEHDQGRPGVRRRTFLRIAGVSAAGAVAAACGPENPAAPVASTAPVDPTSTPTATRLPTGPPNWDELRPRLTGGLLRPGSESYDTAKHGFNQLFDGNNPVAVATVSSAKDVQACLQAAAGRVAIAARSGGHSYAGYSVPVGGLVIDVAALNKIDVQGGKAVIGAGAKLTDVYAALARAGRALPAGTCPTVGIAGLTLGGGIGVLARKYGLTCDHLSSAQIVTADGRTLTASASSEPDLFWALRGGGGGNFGIVTEFTFDTDPAPEALTVFSLRFPDGSASGVLAAWQQWIAAMPPELWANLVLSGGSPVQCRVGGCYVGGAAGLNTLLNNLTTNAGARPTQRVVKTLDYLGAMKYFEGSSNRQSFVASSRMITAPVDAAKVVAVADGRAGMDLLIDGLGGAVAGPAKNATAFWHRDALASVQVYAQATTKTRTKVAQAVGDVVAGLAAAGADGGYVNYIDPALPDWKAAYYGDNAKRLQDVANKYDPNNVFRFGQGVVS
- a CDS encoding maleylpyruvate isomerase family mycothiol-dependent enzyme, which codes for MTASEKAHALLDGIRKLDDEWARAIGGLGEPELRAPSALPGWSRAHVLTHVARNADGLQNLLVWANTGVETQMYPSAEARERDIEAGAQRPAADLLADFVASAGRFEQYAAAMPDDAWAREARNRQGAPVTGAVVARMRLSELTIHLADLDRGYDLDRVLALLGPLTEDVVQHAVTSRGAHLPALHLATDGFAWTMGSAPKTTVRGSAGELLAWLSGRSDGAALDGDVPRLPAWA
- a CDS encoding DUF397 domain-containing protein, whose translation is MSPRTLTGWRKSSHSHFEENACVEIGTGPGIVGVRDTKQAVPRPVLVYSAAAFAAFLGHLTGGR
- a CDS encoding GMC family oxidoreductase, whose product is MTASNTTTSAGGPDYDVVVVGSGFGGSVAALRLTEKGYRVAVVEAGRRFADDEFAKTSWDLKRYLWAPQVGCYGIQRIHMLNDVMVLAGAGVGGGSLVYANTLYRPLRPFYRDRQWAHITDWESELAPHYDQASRMLGVVTNPTITPSDVVMREVAKDMGVADSFHPTPVGVYFGKPGERAADPYFGGAGPARTGCTECGSCMTGCRVGAKNTLVKNYLYLAEQDGAQVIPLTTVTAVTPIDGGYEISLKKTGTTSKKFRTTITAEKVVFAAGTWGTQNLLHRMKDTGRLPQLSRRLGELTRTNSEAIIGAARTDVDESRNFSRGVAITSSIHPDENTHIEPVRYGKGSNAMSLLQTIATDGASPVPRWRQAVTFMLKHPVQAAKLLNGYRWSERTVILLVMQSLDNSITTYTKRGLSGRRKYTSKQGHGEPNPSFIPAGHEANERTAEHIGGMAGGTWGEIFDIPLTAHFIGGVPIGATADEGVIDPYHRVFGYPGLSVVDGAAITANLGVNPSLTITAQAERAFSFWPNKGEEDLRPAQDVPYARLEPIAPKNPAVPAEAPAALRRSS
- a CDS encoding GuaB3 family IMP dehydrogenase-related protein; this translates as MRDLVEIGMGRTARRAYDLDDVEIVPSRRTRSSSVVSTSWQIDAYRFDLPLVTHPTDAIVSPGTAVAVGELGGLGVLNAEGLWARHANVEDAIFQLVRAAEDLEDPTAVGRVLQELHAAPIRLDLLTEAIKTVRESGVTVAARVSPQHAAELTPDLIAAGVEILVVQGTIISAEHVQRDAEPLNLKEFIGRLDVPVIAGGVSDYRTAMHLMRTGAAGVIVGHGYTPGVTSTDRVLGIGVPMATAIIDAAAARRDYLDETGGRYVHVLADGGMTVSGDIAKAIACGADAVMLGSPLAAASDAPGQGLYWTAAAAHPSLPRSRVAAGPDYAVDLKTLLFGPSSDAEGVVNLFGALRRAMAKTGYSDLKEFQRVGLTVRR